In Sphaeramia orbicularis chromosome 12, fSphaOr1.1, whole genome shotgun sequence, the following proteins share a genomic window:
- the foxm1 gene encoding forkhead box protein M1 isoform X2, with protein MTMRRSPRRPLILKRRKLPFQQNDQPPTDSHSQSGPSTSKDPPKSAANQCLPDGVRFMGHPSMPATQVVVIPKTVDLQSVIGVLTAKGKERGAHGPNTFILLSESSSCSSGSSCQPVTEVADISMRSTAGQPSQDETLNNSLDVKPVIAMKSLKKEVAEGPLDDSLSNIQWLGKITTSPLEPDLPTPMVNKENQNSNSQVLQADKTQSDTEGVLKQPISERPPYSYMAMIQFAINSRRNRRMTLKEIYTWIEDHFPYFRDVAKKGWKNSIRHNLSLHDMFIRETSPDGKVSFWTIRPEANRFLTLDQPDCGPTTAPGPVSMLLFPDQQPKSMLPDSKKTPTGTERRMKPLLPRTDSYLVPIQLPVASSVLMPPSSSSQFTPSCSQQKRNIPRGTKRVRIAPKVTQVDAPSAVIKQHKEIKIEVKEEPIPAPIKCETPKALSKRAASSSRRKQHLVHSVHEEPLLLCPNNTFFDSGVASDASAFHDMHDSELDRHEQPSPDREFSFKTPIKSSSHLTSSTPSKPPSNILPELWKVTPVGKGSQSVLDFSPIRTPSGPTVTPRRDYTTLSFSSTPFKDLPLFNSPRELLTSAPSTVAGPAHAPMECLHGGCSIHLPHAGGSTPMNRSLTEGLVLDTMNDSLSKIFLDISFSGLDDEDFGMANISWSEFIPQLK; from the exons ATGACCATGAGACGGAGCCCAAGGAGACCCTTGATTCTCAAAAGAAGAAAGCTGCCTTTTCAGCAAAATGACCAACCACCAACTGACTCACACAGTCAATCTGGACCATCAACCTCTAAAGATCCTCCAAAATCAGCTGCCAATCAATGCCTCCCTGATGGTGTTCGTTTTATGGGTCATCCTTCCATGCCTGCTACACAGGTGGTTGTTATTCCAAAAACAGTGGACCTTCAGAGTGTTATTGGGGTCCTTACTGCCAAGGGCAAAGAACGTGGCGCTCATGGACCAAATACGTTTATCCTTCTGAGTGAGAGCAGCAGTTGTAGCAGTGGATCTTCTTGCCAGCCTGTTACTGAAGTGGCAGACATCTCTATGAGGAGTACAGCAGGACAGCCATCGCAGGATGAAACTTTGAACAACTCCCTGGATGTTAAACCTGTGATTGCAATGAAATCAT TGAAAAAGGAAGTGGCAGAGGGTCCCTTAGATGACAGCCTTTCAAATATTCAGTGGTTGGGAAAAATTACCACATCCCCCTTGGAACCAGATCTTCCTACACCTATGGTCAACAAGGAGAACCAAAACTCTAATTCACAGGTCTTACAA GCTGACAAAACACAAAGTGATACAGAGGGTGTTCTTAAACAGCCCATTTCTGAGAGACCACCATACTCCTACATGGCTATGATCCAGTTTGCTATCAACAGCAGAAGAAATAGGAGGATGACGCTGAAAGAGATTTACACGTGGATCGAGGATCACTTTCCTTACTTCAGAGATGTGGCCAAAAAAGGATGGAAG AATTCCATCCGCCATAACCTCTCTCTACATGATATGTTCATCCGTGAAACATCACCAGATGGTAAAGTTTCTTTCTGGACAATCCGGCCTGAGGCTAATCGATTCCTCACTCTTGATCAG CCGGACTGTGGCCCAACAACTGCTCCTGGTCCTGTGTCAATGCTTCTGTTTCCAGACCAA CAACCAAAAAGCATGCTTCCTGATTCGAAGAAAACACCAACAGGCACTG AGAGAAGAATGAAACCCCTTCTCCCTCGCACCGATTCCTATTTGGTGCCCATCCAACTCCCTGTGGCCTCGTCTGTCCTAATGCCACCCTCCTCATCCAGCCAGTTTACCCCCTCTTGTTCTCAGCAGAAACGTAACATTCCTCGTGGAACCAAGAGAGTGCGGATCGCTCCTAAG GTGACACAAGTTGATGCTCCATCAGCGGTAATTAAACAACACAAAGAAATCAAAATAGAGGTGAAGGAGGAGCCAATACCCgctccaataaaatgtgaaactcCCAAAGCCCTATCGAAGAGAGCAGCCAGCAGCTCTCGACGTAAACAGCACTTGGTGCACTCTGTACATGAGGAGCCCCTCCTCCTGTGCCCCAATAATACCTTCTTTGACTCTGGTGTAGCTTCTGATGCTTCAGCCTTCCATGACATGCACGATTCTGAGCTGGACCGACACGAGCAGCCCAGCCCTGACCGAGAGTTCTCCTTTAAGACCCCTATAAAAAGTAGCAGCCACCTGACCTCATCCACTCCCAGTAAGCCTCCTTCTAACATATTACCTGAGCTATGGAAGGTGACACCAGTGGGCAAAGGGAGCCAAAGTGTTCTGGACTTCAGCCCCATTCGCACACCAAGTGGTCCCACAGTCACCCCTCGGCGTGACTACACCACCCTCAGCTTCAGCAGCACTCCGTTTAAAGATTTACCCTTATTTAATTCTCCCAGAGAGCTGCTCACATCCGCTCCCTCCACAGTGGCCGGACCAGCACATGCTCCCATGGAATGTCTGCATGGTGGCTGCTCCATACACCTGCCTCATGCTGGAGGGAGCACGCCCATGAACCGCTCACTCACAGAGGGACTTGTTCTGGATACAATGAATGACAGCCTCAGCAAGATATTCCTGGACATAAGCTTCTCTGGTTTGGATGATGAGGACTTCGGTATGGCCAACATCAGCTGGTCAGAGTTCATCCCTCAACTGAAGTAG
- the foxm1 gene encoding forkhead box protein M1 isoform X3 produces the protein MTMRRSPRRPLILKRRKLPFQQNDQPPTDSHSQSGPSTSKDPPKSAANQCLPDGVRFMGHPSMPATQVVVIPKTVDLQSVIGVLTAKGKERGAHGPNTFILLSESSSCSSGSSCQPVTEVADISMRSTAGQPSQDETLNNSLDVKPVIAMKSLKKEVAEGPLDDSLSNIQWLGKITTSPLEPDLPTPMVNKENQNSNSQADKTQSDTEGVLKQPISERPPYSYMAMIQFAINSRRNRRMTLKEIYTWIEDHFPYFRDVAKKGWKNSIRHNLSLHDMFIRETSPDGKVSFWTIRPEANRFLTLDQVYKPDCGPTTAPGPVSMLLFPDQQPKSMLPDSKKTPTGTERRMKPLLPRTDSYLVPIQLPVASSVLMPPSSSSQFTPSCSQQKRNIPRGTKRVRIAPKVTQVDAPSAVIKQHKEIKIEVKEEPIPAPIKCETPKALSKRAASSSRRKQHLVHSVHEEPLLLCPNNTFFDSGVASDASAFHDMHDSELDRHEQPSPDREFSFKTPIKSSSHLTSSTPSKPPSNILPELWKVTPVGKGSQSVLDFSPIRTPSGPTVTPRRDYTTLSFSSTPFKDLPLFNSPRELLTSAPSTVAGPAHAPMECLHGGCSIHLPHAGGSTPMNRSLTEGLVLDTMNDSLSKIFLDISFSGLDDEDFGMANISWSEFIPQLK, from the exons ATGACCATGAGACGGAGCCCAAGGAGACCCTTGATTCTCAAAAGAAGAAAGCTGCCTTTTCAGCAAAATGACCAACCACCAACTGACTCACACAGTCAATCTGGACCATCAACCTCTAAAGATCCTCCAAAATCAGCTGCCAATCAATGCCTCCCTGATGGTGTTCGTTTTATGGGTCATCCTTCCATGCCTGCTACACAGGTGGTTGTTATTCCAAAAACAGTGGACCTTCAGAGTGTTATTGGGGTCCTTACTGCCAAGGGCAAAGAACGTGGCGCTCATGGACCAAATACGTTTATCCTTCTGAGTGAGAGCAGCAGTTGTAGCAGTGGATCTTCTTGCCAGCCTGTTACTGAAGTGGCAGACATCTCTATGAGGAGTACAGCAGGACAGCCATCGCAGGATGAAACTTTGAACAACTCCCTGGATGTTAAACCTGTGATTGCAATGAAATCAT TGAAAAAGGAAGTGGCAGAGGGTCCCTTAGATGACAGCCTTTCAAATATTCAGTGGTTGGGAAAAATTACCACATCCCCCTTGGAACCAGATCTTCCTACACCTATGGTCAACAAGGAGAACCAAAACTCTAATTCACAG GCTGACAAAACACAAAGTGATACAGAGGGTGTTCTTAAACAGCCCATTTCTGAGAGACCACCATACTCCTACATGGCTATGATCCAGTTTGCTATCAACAGCAGAAGAAATAGGAGGATGACGCTGAAAGAGATTTACACGTGGATCGAGGATCACTTTCCTTACTTCAGAGATGTGGCCAAAAAAGGATGGAAG AATTCCATCCGCCATAACCTCTCTCTACATGATATGTTCATCCGTGAAACATCACCAGATGGTAAAGTTTCTTTCTGGACAATCCGGCCTGAGGCTAATCGATTCCTCACTCTTGATCAGGTATACAAG CCGGACTGTGGCCCAACAACTGCTCCTGGTCCTGTGTCAATGCTTCTGTTTCCAGACCAA CAACCAAAAAGCATGCTTCCTGATTCGAAGAAAACACCAACAGGCACTG AGAGAAGAATGAAACCCCTTCTCCCTCGCACCGATTCCTATTTGGTGCCCATCCAACTCCCTGTGGCCTCGTCTGTCCTAATGCCACCCTCCTCATCCAGCCAGTTTACCCCCTCTTGTTCTCAGCAGAAACGTAACATTCCTCGTGGAACCAAGAGAGTGCGGATCGCTCCTAAG GTGACACAAGTTGATGCTCCATCAGCGGTAATTAAACAACACAAAGAAATCAAAATAGAGGTGAAGGAGGAGCCAATACCCgctccaataaaatgtgaaactcCCAAAGCCCTATCGAAGAGAGCAGCCAGCAGCTCTCGACGTAAACAGCACTTGGTGCACTCTGTACATGAGGAGCCCCTCCTCCTGTGCCCCAATAATACCTTCTTTGACTCTGGTGTAGCTTCTGATGCTTCAGCCTTCCATGACATGCACGATTCTGAGCTGGACCGACACGAGCAGCCCAGCCCTGACCGAGAGTTCTCCTTTAAGACCCCTATAAAAAGTAGCAGCCACCTGACCTCATCCACTCCCAGTAAGCCTCCTTCTAACATATTACCTGAGCTATGGAAGGTGACACCAGTGGGCAAAGGGAGCCAAAGTGTTCTGGACTTCAGCCCCATTCGCACACCAAGTGGTCCCACAGTCACCCCTCGGCGTGACTACACCACCCTCAGCTTCAGCAGCACTCCGTTTAAAGATTTACCCTTATTTAATTCTCCCAGAGAGCTGCTCACATCCGCTCCCTCCACAGTGGCCGGACCAGCACATGCTCCCATGGAATGTCTGCATGGTGGCTGCTCCATACACCTGCCTCATGCTGGAGGGAGCACGCCCATGAACCGCTCACTCACAGAGGGACTTGTTCTGGATACAATGAATGACAGCCTCAGCAAGATATTCCTGGACATAAGCTTCTCTGGTTTGGATGATGAGGACTTCGGTATGGCCAACATCAGCTGGTCAGAGTTCATCCCTCAACTGAAGTAG
- the foxm1 gene encoding forkhead box protein M1 isoform X1, with protein sequence MTMRRSPRRPLILKRRKLPFQQNDQPPTDSHSQSGPSTSKDPPKSAANQCLPDGVRFMGHPSMPATQVVVIPKTVDLQSVIGVLTAKGKERGAHGPNTFILLSESSSCSSGSSCQPVTEVADISMRSTAGQPSQDETLNNSLDVKPVIAMKSLKKEVAEGPLDDSLSNIQWLGKITTSPLEPDLPTPMVNKENQNSNSQVLQADKTQSDTEGVLKQPISERPPYSYMAMIQFAINSRRNRRMTLKEIYTWIEDHFPYFRDVAKKGWKNSIRHNLSLHDMFIRETSPDGKVSFWTIRPEANRFLTLDQVYKPDCGPTTAPGPVSMLLFPDQQPKSMLPDSKKTPTGTERRMKPLLPRTDSYLVPIQLPVASSVLMPPSSSSQFTPSCSQQKRNIPRGTKRVRIAPKVTQVDAPSAVIKQHKEIKIEVKEEPIPAPIKCETPKALSKRAASSSRRKQHLVHSVHEEPLLLCPNNTFFDSGVASDASAFHDMHDSELDRHEQPSPDREFSFKTPIKSSSHLTSSTPSKPPSNILPELWKVTPVGKGSQSVLDFSPIRTPSGPTVTPRRDYTTLSFSSTPFKDLPLFNSPRELLTSAPSTVAGPAHAPMECLHGGCSIHLPHAGGSTPMNRSLTEGLVLDTMNDSLSKIFLDISFSGLDDEDFGMANISWSEFIPQLK encoded by the exons ATGACCATGAGACGGAGCCCAAGGAGACCCTTGATTCTCAAAAGAAGAAAGCTGCCTTTTCAGCAAAATGACCAACCACCAACTGACTCACACAGTCAATCTGGACCATCAACCTCTAAAGATCCTCCAAAATCAGCTGCCAATCAATGCCTCCCTGATGGTGTTCGTTTTATGGGTCATCCTTCCATGCCTGCTACACAGGTGGTTGTTATTCCAAAAACAGTGGACCTTCAGAGTGTTATTGGGGTCCTTACTGCCAAGGGCAAAGAACGTGGCGCTCATGGACCAAATACGTTTATCCTTCTGAGTGAGAGCAGCAGTTGTAGCAGTGGATCTTCTTGCCAGCCTGTTACTGAAGTGGCAGACATCTCTATGAGGAGTACAGCAGGACAGCCATCGCAGGATGAAACTTTGAACAACTCCCTGGATGTTAAACCTGTGATTGCAATGAAATCAT TGAAAAAGGAAGTGGCAGAGGGTCCCTTAGATGACAGCCTTTCAAATATTCAGTGGTTGGGAAAAATTACCACATCCCCCTTGGAACCAGATCTTCCTACACCTATGGTCAACAAGGAGAACCAAAACTCTAATTCACAGGTCTTACAA GCTGACAAAACACAAAGTGATACAGAGGGTGTTCTTAAACAGCCCATTTCTGAGAGACCACCATACTCCTACATGGCTATGATCCAGTTTGCTATCAACAGCAGAAGAAATAGGAGGATGACGCTGAAAGAGATTTACACGTGGATCGAGGATCACTTTCCTTACTTCAGAGATGTGGCCAAAAAAGGATGGAAG AATTCCATCCGCCATAACCTCTCTCTACATGATATGTTCATCCGTGAAACATCACCAGATGGTAAAGTTTCTTTCTGGACAATCCGGCCTGAGGCTAATCGATTCCTCACTCTTGATCAGGTATACAAG CCGGACTGTGGCCCAACAACTGCTCCTGGTCCTGTGTCAATGCTTCTGTTTCCAGACCAA CAACCAAAAAGCATGCTTCCTGATTCGAAGAAAACACCAACAGGCACTG AGAGAAGAATGAAACCCCTTCTCCCTCGCACCGATTCCTATTTGGTGCCCATCCAACTCCCTGTGGCCTCGTCTGTCCTAATGCCACCCTCCTCATCCAGCCAGTTTACCCCCTCTTGTTCTCAGCAGAAACGTAACATTCCTCGTGGAACCAAGAGAGTGCGGATCGCTCCTAAG GTGACACAAGTTGATGCTCCATCAGCGGTAATTAAACAACACAAAGAAATCAAAATAGAGGTGAAGGAGGAGCCAATACCCgctccaataaaatgtgaaactcCCAAAGCCCTATCGAAGAGAGCAGCCAGCAGCTCTCGACGTAAACAGCACTTGGTGCACTCTGTACATGAGGAGCCCCTCCTCCTGTGCCCCAATAATACCTTCTTTGACTCTGGTGTAGCTTCTGATGCTTCAGCCTTCCATGACATGCACGATTCTGAGCTGGACCGACACGAGCAGCCCAGCCCTGACCGAGAGTTCTCCTTTAAGACCCCTATAAAAAGTAGCAGCCACCTGACCTCATCCACTCCCAGTAAGCCTCCTTCTAACATATTACCTGAGCTATGGAAGGTGACACCAGTGGGCAAAGGGAGCCAAAGTGTTCTGGACTTCAGCCCCATTCGCACACCAAGTGGTCCCACAGTCACCCCTCGGCGTGACTACACCACCCTCAGCTTCAGCAGCACTCCGTTTAAAGATTTACCCTTATTTAATTCTCCCAGAGAGCTGCTCACATCCGCTCCCTCCACAGTGGCCGGACCAGCACATGCTCCCATGGAATGTCTGCATGGTGGCTGCTCCATACACCTGCCTCATGCTGGAGGGAGCACGCCCATGAACCGCTCACTCACAGAGGGACTTGTTCTGGATACAATGAATGACAGCCTCAGCAAGATATTCCTGGACATAAGCTTCTCTGGTTTGGATGATGAGGACTTCGGTATGGCCAACATCAGCTGGTCAGAGTTCATCCCTCAACTGAAGTAG
- the rhno1 gene encoding RAD9, HUS1, RAD1-interacting nuclear orphan protein 1, translating to MPRKTTKTEKPPLLFLEPPVRGARIQNVPDVRAALNPKDYFTDTKETRNESVRNSWVIPQFDASVAAAPPLRRGRRKCHSVSIFDSCSQLSRKNSACKFPSLSFETRPKVQGHHPKHTRRKKVIESAASDGDNQPQGSGQIKNTVGCVQSLDTPKRPLASVRKRNAQRLCDEPDALNRCSDQCETPSIQVAERGRNAADSGSTPVLNESTDVSSFGPPPDVVTPKVIQEENYPSSTALHMLLFPPRTPPCTNPPDILVADTPERDYGVKVTWKRRRGLMLLLKERGHLSDSDVIIHY from the exons ATGCCCCGTAAAACCACAAAGACAGAGAAGCCTCCCCTGCTGTTCCTGGAGCCGCCTGTGCGTGGAGCCAGAATACAGAATGTGCCTGATGTGCGAGCAGCCCTCAATCCGAAAGACTATTTcacagacacaaaagaaacacGCAACGAATCAGTTCGTAATTCGTGG GTAATCCCACAGTTTGATGCTTCAGTTGCAGCTGCACCTCCACTGAGAAGGGGGAGAAGAAAATGTCACTCAGTAAGCATCTTTGACAGCTGCAGTCAGCTGTCCAGAAAAAACAGTGCGTGCAAATTCCCCTCATTATCGTTCGAGACTAGACCTAAAGTCCAGGGTCACCATCCAAAGCATACACGCAGAAAGAAAGTCATAGAGTCTGCTGCCTCTGATGGAGATAATCAACCACAGGGATCAGGTCAAATCAAGAACACGGTTGGTTGTGTGCAGAGTCTAGACACACCAAAGAGACCGCTGGCCTCTGTTAGAAAAAGGAATGCACAAAGACTTTGTGATGAACCTGACGCTCTCAATAGATGTTCAGATCAATGTGAAACTCCATCCATTCAGGTGGCAGAAAGAGGCAGAAATGCAGCAGATAGTGGTTCAACACCTGTCCTTAATGAGTCCACTGATGTGAGCAGTTTCGGACCACCGCCTGATGTTGTTACTCCCAAAGTCATACAAGAGGAGAATTATCCCTCCTCTACTGCTTTACACATGCTACTATTTCCGCCACGCACCCCACCATGTACTAATCCACCTGACATTTTGGTGGCTGACACTCCAGAGAGGGACTACGGGGTGAAGGTCACATGGAAACGAAGACGTGGCTTGATGCTTTTGTTAAAAGAGAGAGGCCATTTATCTGATTCAGATGTGATAATTCATTACTGA